In the Longimicrobium sp. genome, CGCCTCGCGGCTGGCGCCGGCCGACACGCCGAAGCGGGTGGCCAGCCGCTCGTGGTGCTCGAAGTCTTCCAGCCCGCCGCGGGGGCCGAACTCCCCCGTGGTCGGCATCCACCAGGCGCTGGTGCTGTAGAACAGGTTCCGCGTGTCGTTGGCCGCCACCACCCCCAGCTGGCTGATGTTGTTGCTGAGCGACACGTTGTAGTAGAGCCGCGGCACCGGCTGCCCGGTGACCCAGATCCCCGACGAGAAGCCCCCCCGGAAGAACTCCTCGGCCATCTGCCGGTCGCTCGACGCCCAGAACGGCCACGAGCCCTGCAGCGAGCGCGCGGTGAGGTTGGGCACGATCCCCACGCCCATGGTGGCGGCCCGGCCGAAGCGGTACTGGAGGTTTCCGAACAGCAGCGTCTGCTGCGTGGTGGGGAGCGACCAGAGCGAGATGTTGTAGCGGAACTTCTGGGTCCAGAAGAAGCCGGTGAGCCAGATGAAGGTGCGGTGCCAGTTCAGGTCGTTGCGCGCCTTCACCGTGCGCTCGCGCCCCAGGTGGTCGGTGAACGTCTGCTCGCCGGGGAGCTGGTTCATGTACCGGAAGAGCCCGTAGAAGCTCACGTTCAGGCTCCCCCGCTCGGTCCGCAGGATGTCGAACCCCTTGGCGGGGGTGAACTCGCCGGCGGAGGTGTTCTGGTACCCCGTGTCAGCCGCGGCCTCGGCGGGCGCGGTGGTCGGCGCCTCGTCCTGCGCGGCGAGCCGGGGAGCGAGGACGGCGAGCAGGATCGCCGGCAGGGCCGCCCGCCGGAGCGCGGCCGTGAGCATCCGTCCCGCCATCCCCTCCTCCTTGTCTGCCGTTGATCGGTCGATGGATGGCACCACGCCGGGCGGGCCGCGCGCCTCCAGCGGCGGCCCGCCGCGGCGCTCAGCGCGCCGGCGTGCCCGCGGCGAACGGGTTGCCGCCCAGCGCGTTGGAGATGTCGGCGATGGCGCGCTGCGCCCGCACGCTGTTTCCCGCCTCGTCCAGAGGCGGGCTGACCACCGCGATCCCGAACTTCCCCGGCGAGACGGCGATGATCCCGCCGCCGACGCCGCTCTTGGCCGGCAGCCCGGTGGTGTACAGCCACTTCCCCGAGTCGTCGTACAGCCCCGCCGTGGCCATCACCGCCAGCACGTTGGGCACCTGCGCCGGGTCCATCACCTGCTTCTGCGTCACCGGGTTGTGCCCGCCGAAGGCCAGCGTGGCCGCCATGGTGGCCAGGTCGCGCGCGTTCACCCCGATCGAGCACTGCCGGGTGTACAGGTCCACCGCCTGCTGCCAGTTGCTCTTGATGTAGCCGTAGGCCAGCATCAGCGCGCCGATGGCCTGGTTGCGCTGGTTGGTGTCGGACTCGGAGCGGTACACGTCGTTCAGCACGCGCAGCGGCCGCCCCGCGAACTCGTTGTGGATCCCCAGGATGCGCGCCCACACCTCGTCGGCCGTGCTCCCGCGCACCATGCTGGTGGCGGCGATGGCGCCCGGGTTCACCAGCGGGTTCAGCTCCGACTTCCCCGTCTTCTGCGCCAGCTCGATGCTCACGATGGAGTTGAAGCGCATCCCCGTGGCGTCGACGCCGATCGATTTCTCGATCGTGTCGGGGCCCAGCTCGCGGATCACCTCGGCCATGGTGAAGACCTTGGAGATCGACTGGATCGACACCTCGGTCTGCGCGTCGCCGGCGGTGTACACGCGCCCGTCGGCGGTCACCAGCGCGATCCCGAACAGCTTCGGGTCCACCTGTGCCAGCACGGGGATGTAGTCGGCGTTCTTTCCCTCCTGCAGCCCGCGGTAGCGCTGGAACGCCGCGTCGACCGCCGCCTGGATGTCGGGGGGCGACAGCGCCGCGGGCGCGGCCGGCCGCGGCATGCGCTGCGAGGCGGGGGTGGGCTGGGCCGCGGCCGATCCACTCACCGCCAGCACGGCCAGCCCCGCCGC is a window encoding:
- the glsA gene encoding glutaminase A yields the protein MNAWKLRIRRSAWAAGLAVLAVSGSAAAQPTPASQRMPRPAAPAALSPPDIQAAVDAAFQRYRGLQEGKNADYIPVLAQVDPKLFGIALVTADGRVYTAGDAQTEVSIQSISKVFTMAEVIRELGPDTIEKSIGVDATGMRFNSIVSIELAQKTGKSELNPLVNPGAIAATSMVRGSTADEVWARILGIHNEFAGRPLRVLNDVYRSESDTNQRNQAIGALMLAYGYIKSNWQQAVDLYTRQCSIGVNARDLATMAATLAFGGHNPVTQKQVMDPAQVPNVLAVMATAGLYDDSGKWLYTTGLPAKSGVGGGIIAVSPGKFGIAVVSPPLDEAGNSVRAQRAIADISNALGGNPFAAGTPAR